A single window of Desulfuromonas sp. TF DNA harbors:
- the cobI gene encoding precorrin-2 C(20)-methyltransferase — translation MSSRLYAVGVGPGDPELLTLKGARLIREADVVVTPVGDRSDASIAASIVQDLVDPVRQKLLTQVYPMKRDQAGLEESWARCAREVAELVRRGKTVAFITLGDPFLYSTFLYLHHQLRENFPDVPVEVVSGVSSIHAAAALAGVPLGLSDERLAVLPATYEDEELTRTLESFDTVVLMKVSRVFDRVRSLLKELGGRRAVYVKRAGLPGQAVFHDLAAVGAEDLDYLSLVIVKKMN, via the coding sequence ATGTCTTCTCGTCTCTACGCCGTTGGCGTCGGTCCCGGTGACCCGGAACTTCTCACCCTCAAGGGGGCCCGCCTGATCCGCGAGGCGGACGTGGTGGTCACCCCTGTAGGCGACCGTTCCGACGCCTCCATCGCCGCCTCCATCGTCCAGGATCTCGTCGATCCCGTCCGCCAGAAGCTTCTCACCCAAGTCTACCCCATGAAGCGGGACCAGGCGGGTCTGGAGGAGAGCTGGGCCCGGTGCGCCCGGGAAGTGGCGGAACTCGTACGCCGGGGGAAAACGGTGGCTTTCATCACCCTCGGTGATCCTTTTCTCTACAGCACCTTCCTCTATCTCCACCATCAGCTCCGGGAGAACTTCCCCGATGTTCCCGTCGAGGTCGTCTCCGGCGTATCGTCCATTCACGCCGCGGCAGCTCTGGCGGGAGTCCCCCTGGGGCTCTCCGACGAGCGTCTGGCGGTGCTCCCGGCCACCTATGAAGACGAAGAACTGACCCGCACCCTCGAATCCTTCGACACGGTGGTGCTGATGAAGGTCTCCCGCGTTTTCGACAGGGTGCGTTCCCTGCTGAAGGAGTTGGGCGGGCGGCGGGCGGTCTACGTCAAGCGCGCCGGCCTTCCCGGGCAGGCGGTCTTCCACGATCTCGCCGCGGTCGGGGCGGAGGACCTAGATTATTTATCCCTGGTGATCGTGAAAAAAATGAACTGA